The following proteins are co-located in the Argopecten irradians isolate NY chromosome 9, Ai_NY, whole genome shotgun sequence genome:
- the LOC138330773 gene encoding uncharacterized protein: protein MPENTASSCPLFADDTKLYRKIGNEEDREILQADLDNLQKWSDDWLLKFHPNKCKVLQVKGSPNNNRTYRLANQSGEVILEKIVSEKDIGVTVDANLDFRTHIQNSINKTNSVLGIIRRSFTYLDKTLFKQLFKALVRPHLEYAASAWSPYKLKDCQMIENVQRRATKLLSGFKDPSYEERLKKLKLPTLKHRRIRGDLINDFKIVNKKFDERVTSNIFVNDTNERTRGHTFNNVATRS, encoded by the coding sequence ATGCCAGAGAATACTGCTTCCTCATGTCCTCTATTCGCCGATGATACTAAATTATACCGCAAAATAGGAAATGAAGAGGATCGGGAAATTCTACAAGCAGACCTGGATAATCTTCAAAAGTGGTCAGATGACTGGCTTCTAAAATTTCATCCGAATAAATGCAAGGTACTGCAAGTTAAGGGATCGCCAAATAATAACAGAACATATCGTCTCGCGAACCAATCTGGAGAAGTCATACTGGAAAAAATCGTCAGCGAAAAAGACATAGGAGTAACGGTAGATGCCAATTTGGACTTTCGGACCCATATTcaaaattctataaataaaacaaactcaGTCCTCGGCATTATCAGAAGATCGTTTACATATCTGGACAAAACGTTGTTTAAACAGTTATTTAAGGCACTGGTAAGACCGCACTTGGAATATGCAGCCAGCGCATGGAGCCCATATAAACTTAAAGACTGTCAGATGATAGAAAACGTACAACGGAGAGCTACCAAGCTTCTATCAGGATTTAAAGATCCGTCATACGAAGAGCGATTAAAAAAACTGAAACTCCCAACACTTAAACATCGCAGGATTAGAGGGGATTTAATAAACGATTTTAagattgtaaacaaaaaattcGACGAGAGAGTTACCTCTAACATATTTGTTAATGATACGAACGAAAGAACTCGAGGCCATACATTTAACAACGTTGCAACACGGAGCTAA